Proteins from one Oscillatoria nigro-viridis PCC 7112 genomic window:
- a CDS encoding glycosyltransferase yields MAAVCGAKPDRPKIVVHFHNIDRLRGRLALKLFGLADKIEVFMACASPQTDFLRSYLALPESRILVHLDQTDTQFFTPGPVSGDKKRQTVVSVGLEKRDYRLLAAATADLDVDVKISGFSKDAKALSQAFPDTMPENMSRKFYEWPDLVQLYRDADVIAVCLADNKYAAGVQGLLEAMACKRPVVITRTQGMVDYLAAPDIAKVVDVGDAAGLREAIVHLQKNPQEAESQAQRGCEMVVNQHSSEPYVDVLAQKLRSI; encoded by the coding sequence GTGGCGGCGGTTTGCGGGGCTAAGCCCGATCGTCCGAAAATTGTTGTACATTTCCACAATATCGATCGGCTGCGCGGCCGCCTCGCCCTAAAACTATTTGGTTTGGCTGACAAAATAGAGGTGTTCATGGCCTGCGCCAGCCCTCAAACTGACTTCCTCCGCAGTTATTTAGCTTTACCTGAATCCCGGATTTTAGTGCATCTAGACCAGACAGACACCCAGTTTTTCACACCCGGTCCCGTTTCTGGCGATAAAAAGCGGCAAACGGTTGTTAGCGTCGGATTAGAAAAGCGCGACTACCGACTCTTAGCAGCAGCAACTGCTGACTTAGATGTTGACGTAAAAATTAGCGGTTTTTCTAAAGATGCCAAAGCTTTATCGCAAGCTTTCCCCGATACTATGCCAGAAAATATGTCCCGCAAATTCTACGAATGGCCGGATTTAGTGCAGCTTTACCGCGATGCAGACGTAATTGCAGTTTGTTTGGCGGACAATAAATATGCTGCTGGAGTGCAGGGTTTGCTAGAAGCAATGGCCTGCAAGCGGCCGGTCGTCATTACTCGGACTCAAGGTATGGTCGATTATTTAGCGGCCCCGGATATTGCCAAAGTGGTAGATGTGGGAGATGCAGCAGGTTTGCGCGAGGCGATCGTCCATTTGCAAAAAAATCCTCAAGAAGCTGAATCTCAAGCGCAGCGGGGCTGCGAAATGGTGGTGAACCAGCACAGCAGCGAACCTTATGTCGATGTTTTGGCCCAGAAGCTGCGATCGATCTAA
- a CDS encoding alpha-amylase family glycosyl hydrolase has translation MTSVTPNQTSSQYEVTESEDKIQSLVEEVKPESEIDLEFLYTRDIEFRQETIYFIVVDRFYDGDPANNEGPNPELYDPEGKDWGKYWGGDLQGVIDKLDYLKDMGVSAVWLTPLFEQVEALFVEQAAIHGYWTKDFKRLNPRFIAKGDNPSINQTQETKDTVFDKLVHELHQRNMKLVLDIVCNHSNPDFSGKKGELYDDGVKIADFNDDEDDWYHHYGEVTNWEDEWQVQNCELSGLATFNENNIAYRNYIKSAIKQWLDRGVDALRVDTVKHMPIWFWQEFNADILTHRPDVFIFGEWIYSDPRNDRSVEFANESGMTILDFGLCVAIREVLGKGAEAGFKLVQDVLNLDHRYYGATELITFIDNHDMPRFQSLNPAPEMLNLAICLIMTTRGIPCIYYGTEQYLHDDTDGGNDPYNRPMMEKWDTDSPIYRDVRLLSGLRRLNPAISMGSQWQKYLTADVYCYVRRYRDSVVFVAMNRGNSVTIKEVDTELPDGEHTEVLSRRKFEVKDGMLYNLELGSQEVMIFSRVGERVKAKTIVRAQLNSVRTQPGERIVVIGDCPELGNWDISKGYPLEYINTNTWFGEIPFNESAGKLISYKYALLREGLSPLRENLVCRRWVLVSEGTVKWRDKWASGRES, from the coding sequence ATGACATCAGTCACTCCCAATCAAACTTCCTCTCAATACGAAGTTACAGAGTCAGAAGACAAAATTCAGTCTCTGGTAGAAGAAGTTAAGCCAGAAAGCGAAATCGATTTAGAATTCCTCTACACCAGAGACATTGAATTCCGACAAGAAACAATTTATTTCATTGTAGTCGATCGCTTTTACGACGGCGACCCCGCAAATAACGAAGGCCCCAATCCAGAACTTTACGATCCAGAAGGGAAAGATTGGGGCAAGTATTGGGGCGGCGACTTGCAGGGAGTTATCGACAAACTCGATTACTTAAAAGATATGGGAGTTAGCGCAGTTTGGCTGACTCCACTGTTCGAGCAAGTAGAAGCATTATTTGTCGAACAAGCGGCGATTCACGGCTACTGGACTAAAGATTTCAAGCGACTAAATCCCCGCTTTATTGCCAAAGGCGACAATCCTTCTATCAACCAAACACAAGAAACTAAAGATACCGTATTTGACAAATTAGTACACGAGTTGCACCAGCGAAATATGAAACTCGTGCTCGATATTGTCTGCAATCACAGCAACCCAGATTTTAGCGGAAAAAAAGGGGAACTCTACGATGACGGCGTAAAAATAGCTGACTTTAACGACGATGAAGATGACTGGTATCACCACTACGGCGAAGTCACAAACTGGGAAGATGAATGGCAAGTCCAAAACTGCGAACTGTCGGGTTTAGCAACTTTCAACGAAAACAATATTGCCTACCGCAATTACATTAAATCAGCAATTAAACAATGGCTGGACAGAGGTGTTGATGCTTTGCGGGTTGATACAGTCAAGCATATGCCTATTTGGTTTTGGCAGGAATTTAATGCTGACATTTTAACACACAGACCTGATGTTTTCATTTTTGGCGAATGGATTTACAGCGACCCTAGAAACGATCGTTCTGTGGAATTTGCCAACGAGTCGGGGATGACTATTTTAGATTTTGGTCTGTGCGTGGCAATTCGAGAAGTATTGGGAAAGGGTGCGGAGGCGGGATTTAAGTTAGTCCAAGATGTCCTGAATTTGGATCACCGCTACTACGGGGCGACGGAGTTGATTACTTTTATTGACAACCACGATATGCCGAGGTTTCAGTCGTTGAATCCCGCTCCAGAAATGCTGAATTTGGCGATATGTTTAATTATGACGACTCGCGGCATTCCCTGCATTTATTACGGCACCGAACAGTATCTGCACGATGATACAGATGGGGGAAATGACCCCTACAACCGCCCGATGATGGAAAAGTGGGATACTGATTCGCCGATTTACCGAGATGTGCGTTTGCTGTCGGGATTGCGGCGGCTGAATCCAGCTATTTCGATGGGGAGTCAGTGGCAAAAATATCTAACTGCTGATGTTTATTGTTACGTGCGCCGCTATCGCGATTCGGTAGTATTTGTAGCGATGAATCGTGGGAATTCTGTGACAATTAAAGAGGTTGATACTGAGCTCCCTGATGGAGAGCATACGGAGGTTTTATCGCGCCGCAAGTTTGAAGTTAAAGATGGAATGCTGTATAATTTAGAGTTGGGTTCGCAGGAAGTAATGATTTTTAGTCGCGTCGGAGAGCGAGTTAAGGCGAAAACTATTGTGCGGGCGCAGCTTAACAGCGTTAGAACTCAGCCTGGGGAAAGAATTGTGGTGATTGGAGATTGTCCTGAATTGGGGAATTGGGATATTAGTAAGGGTTATCCCTTGGAGTATATCAATACTAATACTTGGTTTGGGGAAATTCCTTTTAATGAAAGTGCGGGGAAGTTGATTTCTTATAAGTATGCGCTGCTACGGGAAGGACTGTCGCCGCTGCGAGAAAATCTGGTTTGTCGCCGCTGGGTTTTAGTTTCGGAAGGGACTGTGAAATGGCGGGATAAGTGGGCGAGTGGACGCGAGTCGTGA
- a CDS encoding Rpn family recombination-promoting nuclease/putative transposase has product MRLINPKIEFAFKKIFGSNESKPILISFLNAMIYDGNPTIADLEIIDPYLASRVPYLKDSYLDVKARLAGGATVIIEMQVLNVASFAKRVVYNAAKTYSTQLIRGQGYFKLKPVIALTITDFEMFDNDREVISHFVFKEKKRLFDYVDPEIEPIFIELPKFNKQLDELETLTDKWIYFMKNAPTLEIVPSTMETVSEIQQAFAIANETNLNPEELADLEEREMFILDRQGVLLKGIEKGIAQGREQGIAEGRQEGREEGLALGMREKALEIARQLLNFLDNQTISQTTGLSVEDIQNLREE; this is encoded by the coding sequence TTGAGATTAATTAACCCCAAAATCGAGTTTGCCTTCAAAAAAATATTCGGCTCCAACGAAAGCAAACCAATTTTAATCAGCTTTCTCAATGCCATGATTTATGATGGCAACCCCACCATCGCCGACCTAGAAATTATCGACCCGTATTTAGCATCGAGAGTTCCGTATCTCAAAGACTCTTACCTAGATGTCAAAGCCAGACTTGCAGGAGGCGCAACTGTAATTATCGAGATGCAAGTTTTAAATGTAGCATCTTTTGCGAAACGAGTGGTTTACAATGCTGCGAAAACTTATTCTACTCAACTGATTCGCGGTCAAGGTTACTTTAAGTTAAAACCTGTAATTGCTTTGACAATTACTGATTTTGAAATGTTTGACAATGACCGAGAAGTAATTTCTCACTTTGTGTTCAAGGAGAAAAAGCGTTTATTTGATTATGTCGATCCAGAGATTGAACCGATCTTTATCGAATTGCCAAAATTCAATAAACAACTGGATGAGTTAGAAACTTTGACTGACAAGTGGATTTATTTTATGAAAAATGCTCCCACCTTGGAAATAGTGCCGTCAACAATGGAAACAGTCTCGGAAATACAGCAAGCTTTTGCGATTGCAAATGAAACTAATTTGAATCCAGAGGAGTTGGCAGATTTAGAAGAACGCGAAATGTTTATTCTGGATCGGCAGGGTGTCTTGCTCAAGGGAATTGAAAAAGGAATCGCACAAGGCAGAGAACAAGGCATCGCAGAAGGGCGACAAGAAGGTAGAGAAGAAGGACTCGCCCTAGGAATGAGAGAAAAGGCTCTAGAAATTGCTAGGCAACTTCTCAATTTCCTTGACAATCAAACAATTAGTCAAACTACTGGTTTGAGCGTTGAAGATATCCAAAATTTGCGGGAGGAATGA
- a CDS encoding Npun_R2479 family HD domain-containing metalloprotein — MFNATELLIKAFVNRLIEGYCHTYGGFKSDYGEIIAWVASMALENIANSDALYHNVEHTILVTLVGQAILGGKHIREGGVSCEDWLHFHIALLCHDIGYVKGVCRQDRTDLGLYATGIGDLKLTLPPGATDASLMPYHVDRGKMFIDERFGGHKLIDAELVKRNIELTRFPVPADEDYQDTVNYPGLVRAADLIGQLSDPRYLQKIAALFYEFEETGQNLVLGYQNPGALRDGYPKFYWNVVYRYVKDAIGYLELTQQGKQIVANLNANVFRVEHSQVPESAVAVVS; from the coding sequence ATGTTTAACGCAACTGAACTGCTGATTAAGGCTTTTGTCAATCGCCTGATTGAAGGCTACTGCCACACTTACGGCGGGTTTAAATCTGACTATGGTGAGATTATTGCTTGGGTGGCGAGTATGGCTTTAGAAAATATTGCTAATAGCGATGCTCTTTACCACAATGTCGAACACACTATTTTAGTAACCTTGGTGGGACAAGCAATTCTGGGTGGGAAGCACATCCGCGAAGGGGGTGTTTCCTGCGAAGATTGGCTGCACTTCCACATTGCTTTGCTGTGTCACGATATCGGGTATGTTAAAGGTGTTTGCCGCCAAGATAGAACAGATTTGGGACTGTATGCGACGGGAATAGGCGACCTGAAATTAACGCTGCCTCCGGGGGCGACGGATGCTAGTTTGATGCCTTATCATGTCGATCGCGGAAAAATGTTTATTGACGAGCGTTTTGGCGGTCACAAACTGATTGATGCCGAGCTGGTTAAGCGCAATATTGAGCTGACTCGTTTCCCAGTTCCTGCCGATGAAGATTATCAAGATACTGTAAATTATCCGGGTTTAGTTCGGGCTGCCGATTTAATTGGTCAGTTGAGCGATCCGCGATATTTGCAAAAGATTGCGGCGCTGTTTTACGAGTTTGAGGAGACTGGGCAAAATCTGGTTTTGGGCTATCAAAATCCAGGGGCGTTGCGGGATGGTTATCCGAAGTTTTATTGGAATGTGGTTTATCGGTATGTGAAGGATGCGATCGGCTATTTGGAACTGACGCAGCAGGGGAAACAAATTGTTGCTAATTTGAACGCGAATGTGTTCCGTGTGGAGCATTCTCAGGTTCCAGAGTCTGCGGTGGCTGTAGTGAGCTAG
- a CDS encoding Mo-dependent nitrogenase C-terminal domain-containing protein, translating into MVCQLILAQCSCERDIQLWGHHFFHILPMCKLNPLYEELMNGVTLSLALVVGGVSHNRDKFPTRVVSNPKF; encoded by the coding sequence GTGGTGTGCCAACTTATACTCGCACAGTGTTCTTGTGAGAGAGATATTCAGTTATGGGGACACCATTTTTTCCACATACTGCCTATGTGCAAGCTTAATCCTTTGTATGAGGAATTAATGAATGGGGTTACGCTTTCACTCGCTCTCGTTGTTGGGGGGGTCAGCCATAACAGAGACAAGTTTCCGACAAGAGTGGTGAGCAACCCAAAATTTTAG
- a CDS encoding AI-2E family transporter: MKQLEKTPPNFWNMLSNLALVRFLLLFASGWAGLQLLAYFETAVAVFAIAALVAFLLNYPVRNLQRFLPRSLAVAFVVAIAILVFGGLTVTVGVTLLSQGQQLIDSMTEFVNALAPLSERIEAFLRARNLQVNLRVIEEQLRNQALAGVVSSIAFLQVFLTNLLNLILIMVVASFMLLDGERLWLLVLKFIPRHLHRRLSVTIEKNFLGFFKAQILLMLFLTTASFLIFLLLDVKFPLILAFIIGLFDLVPGIGATLGISLVCFIVLSQSVWLSLKVLTACIILQQLQDNFIQPRLMQNSLNLNPVVVFFALLVGARSAGLLGIFLAIPLAGVIVSWFEIEEMQAES, encoded by the coding sequence GTGAAACAGCTTGAAAAAACCCCTCCCAATTTTTGGAATATGCTAAGCAATTTAGCCTTAGTTCGGTTTTTGCTTTTATTTGCTTCAGGTTGGGCTGGACTGCAACTTCTAGCTTACTTTGAAACAGCAGTCGCGGTGTTCGCGATTGCTGCACTCGTGGCTTTTTTGCTCAACTATCCGGTGCGAAATCTCCAGCGATTTTTACCGCGAAGTTTAGCTGTCGCCTTCGTTGTCGCGATCGCCATTTTAGTTTTTGGCGGTCTCACCGTCACCGTAGGCGTCACTCTTTTATCTCAAGGACAGCAATTAATTGACAGCATGACGGAATTCGTGAATGCTCTGGCGCCTCTTTCAGAGCGCATCGAAGCCTTCCTGCGGGCGAGAAACCTGCAAGTTAACCTGCGAGTTATTGAGGAACAACTGCGAAATCAAGCTTTGGCTGGAGTTGTATCGAGTATTGCTTTTTTACAAGTATTTTTAACCAATTTATTGAATTTAATATTAATTATGGTAGTGGCTTCTTTCATGTTACTTGATGGAGAGAGGCTGTGGCTGTTAGTTCTCAAATTTATACCCAGACACCTGCACAGGCGTTTAAGTGTAACAATAGAGAAAAACTTTTTAGGATTTTTTAAGGCACAAATCCTGTTAATGTTATTTTTGACAACAGCAAGTTTTTTAATTTTTCTGCTGTTAGATGTAAAATTTCCCTTGATTTTAGCCTTTATTATCGGATTGTTTGATTTAGTTCCGGGGATTGGAGCGACTCTGGGCATTAGCTTAGTTTGTTTTATTGTATTGTCTCAAAGTGTGTGGCTATCTTTAAAAGTATTGACAGCTTGCATTATTTTGCAGCAACTTCAAGACAATTTTATTCAGCCGAGACTCATGCAAAATTCCCTTAACCTGAATCCGGTAGTGGTATTTTTTGCGCTGTTAGTCGGGGCAAGATCGGCAGGACTTTTAGGTATATTTCTGGCGATTCCGCTAGCAGGAGTGATAGTTAGCTGGTTTGAAATTGAAGAAATGCAAGCGGAAAGTTAA
- the gshA gene encoding glutamate--cysteine ligase, with protein MLLSKGFEVEMYTGTPQGEVVGLSDRIVADLEGFVREPDSRNVEYTTAPLSSYDRLLCALVKPRVRLREYLKQLGDYTLLPGSTLSLGGSDRFYRSDPNNPYHTYIEQTYGTKVVTASIHINIGISQPEMLMRAIRLARVEAPLYLALSASSPFLDGEVTGYHSTRWGLFPKTPAIVPLFESHRHYIQWTEEQLELGTMQNVRHLWSAVRPNGDRRPYCLNRLELRICDLEVNPLALLAITALLEARIWQMMEDPNLDPLELSTLPAATRNQDLVALTDANEIAASRQSLDAELTHWQDGRTILARDWIEEIYREVWPIAKKRGFSCFLSPLKKILREGNTAQQWLKLHEGGSDTRSIILQGMQGMAHQEWELEDNLCAQLVA; from the coding sequence GTGCTGCTATCGAAAGGCTTTGAAGTAGAAATGTATACCGGCACGCCACAAGGTGAGGTGGTCGGTCTCTCCGATCGCATAGTTGCCGATCTAGAGGGATTTGTGCGGGAGCCTGATAGCCGCAATGTGGAGTACACGACTGCCCCGCTGTCGAGCTACGATCGCCTGTTGTGCGCCTTAGTCAAGCCGCGAGTTCGGCTGCGCGAGTATTTAAAACAATTGGGCGACTATACCTTGCTGCCGGGAAGTACCTTGTCTCTCGGGGGGAGCGATCGATTTTACCGATCCGATCCCAACAACCCCTACCACACCTACATCGAGCAAACCTACGGCACCAAAGTCGTCACCGCCAGCATTCACATCAACATCGGCATCTCCCAACCAGAAATGCTGATGCGCGCCATCCGCCTCGCCCGCGTCGAAGCACCGCTGTACCTTGCCTTGAGCGCCTCTTCCCCCTTCCTCGACGGCGAAGTCACGGGCTATCATTCCACTAGGTGGGGTTTGTTTCCCAAAACTCCCGCCATCGTCCCCCTGTTTGAAAGTCACAGACATTACATCCAGTGGACTGAAGAACAGCTAGAACTCGGTACTATGCAAAACGTCCGCCATTTGTGGTCTGCAGTGCGGCCAAATGGCGATCGTCGCCCCTACTGTCTCAACCGCCTCGAACTGAGAATTTGCGACCTTGAAGTCAATCCTCTGGCTTTGTTAGCCATCACTGCCTTACTAGAAGCTCGCATTTGGCAGATGATGGAAGACCCCAACTTAGACCCCTTAGAACTCAGCACCTTACCTGCGGCCACCCGCAACCAAGACTTAGTTGCTCTCACAGACGCTAACGAAATTGCTGCATCGCGGCAAAGTTTGGATGCCGAACTCACCCACTGGCAAGACGGCAGAACTATTCTGGCACGAGATTGGATTGAGGAAATTTACCGCGAAGTGTGGCCTATAGCCAAAAAACGCGGCTTTAGTTGCTTTCTCTCGCCACTCAAAAAGATTCTCCGGGAAGGCAACACGGCCCAGCAGTGGTTGAAGCTGCACGAGGGCGGTTCGGACACCCGCAGTATTATTCTGCAAGGAATGCAGGGGATGGCTCACCAAGAATGGGAGCTCGAAGACAACTTGTGCGCCCAGTTAGTTGCGTGA
- a CDS encoding tRNA (cytidine(34)-2'-O)-methyltransferase produces MPQLVLIHPQIPPNTGNIARTCAATGTELHLVGPLGFEISDRYLKRAGLDYWPYVNLHSHEDLAAFGAYRQQRGGRSIGFSTGGRCSYAEFQFQPSDWLMFGSETVGIPQFVLDACDATVFIPMSQPGVRSLNLSVSAAVGLFEAKRQLGELG; encoded by the coding sequence ATGCCGCAACTTGTCTTGATTCACCCGCAAATCCCCCCGAATACTGGCAATATCGCCCGCACTTGCGCTGCCACAGGTACGGAACTGCATTTAGTGGGCCCGCTGGGGTTTGAAATTAGCGATCGCTACCTGAAACGGGCCGGCTTAGATTACTGGCCCTACGTCAATCTCCACAGCCACGAAGACTTAGCGGCTTTTGGGGCCTATCGGCAGCAGCGCGGGGGACGATCGATCGGATTCAGCACTGGCGGGCGATGCAGTTACGCCGAATTCCAATTTCAGCCCAGCGACTGGCTGATGTTTGGCTCGGAAACTGTAGGCATTCCCCAATTCGTCTTGGATGCCTGCGACGCCACAGTTTTTATTCCGATGAGCCAGCCTGGAGTCAGGAGTTTGAACCTATCCGTCAGCGCCGCTGTAGGTTTGTTTGAGGCTAAACGACAGTTGGGGGAGCTGGGATAA